From Alteromonas sp. BL110:
CGCTTAATCAGGGTGAAAGTAAGGCTATTCTTATCTACAACACCGACAACCAATTAGGTGCAGCAACGTTTGTAGAGAGCGGTTTACCACAGGCTTATGATAAGACCGTTAACTTTATCAACTTAGTGAGTGATTTCGATGATGTGGACTTTTACTTAGTAAGAAACGACGAGACCATTGATACCGCAGAGTATGATGTGCAGAACCTGGAGTTTGCAGAAAGCACCAGCGAAGTACTGCCGTCAGACTATTACGAAGTGATCGCGGTTTACGAAGACGATAACGAGGAGCAAGTGCTTCTAGATAGAACGTCTTTGTACGGTTTTACTGAAGAGGAAAACTACATCATTACTGTAGAGCCTGCGGACACCGCAACAGGATATGAAATTAACGTGCTTTATTAATTAGTTAGTCTATTTATTATACTAATTGATAATAAGGAAAACTTTCATCTCCTGAAATATCCCATAAATTTAAAAGGTCAATGTCACTACATTGGCCTTTTTTATTTGCAGTCTGGGAGGGCTTAAATCCTCATGAGTATTATTCGGGACCTACAAGAAATATCTAATGATAAGGCTATGTCGTTAGATAAAAAGTTAGAGAATTTGCTGCGTATCGGCACAGAGGCTCTTCGTCTTGAAACAGGAATTGTAAGTAATATTCAAGGTGAGCGGTACCGTGTGCTAAGTGTAGTCACCTCTGGCGAAGACATACCAAAAGGCGCAGAATTTTCCCTTTGCGATACGTATTGTGCCGATACTGCTAGTGCCGGTTCTGTTGTTGCTTACCATAATATCGATTTACAACCTGGCGCTTCACACCCCTGTTTCGATAAATACACGCTAAAGAGTTATTTCGCTTCTCCTATTCACGTATTTGGTGAGTTCTACGGTACAGTGAACTTTTCGTCGCTGTCTTCAAGAGATGAACCGTTTAATGAACTAGAAACAGATTATTTACTACTGCTGGCCACTTGGATTGGCAATGAGCTTGAACGGCAGCAGTCTATGAATAATTTGAATGCGCAGAAGACTATGTTTGAAGAGCGTAATTCACTGTTAAAACAAGTCACAAATTTGGCTGGGGTCGGAACATGGGAATTAGATATAGAAAGTGGCTCAGTCATCTGGTCGGGCGCACTGAAGCGGATGTTTCATGTTCATAGTGAGCGTGCGATGCAGGCCGAAGATATACTGAAGTTTATCCCAGATGAGGTTCATCGTAAGAGGTACGCAGAACAGTTTGAGCAAATGAAACAAACAGGGGAGGATTTCCTTTACGAAGTTGAGATTCGAACCGATGTAGGTGAAACCCGCTGGATTGAAAGCAGAGCCCATCCCATAATGGACAACGGCAAATGCGTTAAAGTAGTAGGTGCTACTGTCGATATCACGCAAATGCATATAGACAAGGCCGTACTTCAGCATAAAAGCGATTTAGCGCAAAATGCGCTGAAAGCTAGAGGTGAGTTTTTGGCAAACATGAGCCAAGAAATACGCACCCCTATTCATGGTGTTCAGGGAATGTTAGAAGCGCTAATGGCGTCGCCACTAAATTCGAGACAAATGGAATTAGCTTCCCTTGCTGTGCAAAGTGCAGACTCCCTGCTTAACATTGTGAACGACATTTTAGATTTTTCAAAAATAGACGCAGGGGAAATGGTCTTTGAAAACGCGCCTACCAACTTTGAAGAGACAATTGAAGAACAGATACCCATGTTCACAAGGCTTGCCCAAGAAAAAGGGTTAACGTTCAACGTAAATACTGCAGCGCTTAAAGGGCAAACTTTCATTGCAGATAAGTTGCGGTTAGGGCAAGTTCTTATCAATCTGGTCAATAACGCATTTAAGTTTACTAAAGAAGGTGAAGTGACCGTTGAGACAAGATGCGTGCGTTACGGTAAAGGGCGCTACCGAGTTAGGTTAATTGTTACTGACACTGGAATTGGTATCAGTGCTCAACAGCAGAAAATAATTTTTATTCCGTTTATGCAAGCAGACAGTTCAACACAGCGTATGTCTGGTGGAACAGGGCTGGGTTTAGCAATTGTTAAACAAATAGTCGAACACTATAACGGAAAAATTGAAGTGAGTAGTGAGCTGGGCATTGGTGCTCGCTTTACCGTTACGCTTACATTAGATGATGCAAAGGCAGGTGCTGTCGCAGAAAAAACTGTTGCTCAGAACGATGCCTACCAACCAAGCAAAGAAGAGCTGCGCGCGTTTAAGGCGCTTATTGTTGAAGACAACGAAATAAACCAGCTTGTTATCAAAGAGCAGTTAAAAGAGATAGGTATTGTTAGTGATTTAGCAGTAAACGGAGAGGAAGCCTTAGAGAAAGTTAAGCGCTCAATGGCTGAAAAGTCTCCTTATGCACTCATATTTATGGACTGTCATATGCCTGTGATGGACGGGTTAGAGGCAAGCGAACAAATTAGGTTATTAAACCAACAGTGCGCCGACATACCTATAATCGCTTTAACGGCTAATGTATCAACAAAAGAAAAAGAAAAATGCTTGAAATCTGGCATGAACGACTTCATATCAAAGCCAGTTGGTGTAAGTCGCTTAAAAGAATGCGTTTTTCGGCACTTGAGTAAGCAGTTTGTAAATGCTGTTTCAGCGCTAAAAGATCCTGCTTGATAACCTAAGACGTGGTTATCAGCCCCGGCTTTTAGTCGGGGCTTTTTTATTGCTCACATAGTTTAAAAATAATTCAATTTACCGCTATCACTTCCCAAAGTTTTCTGTTATTATTTCGCGCCCTTTTTATGGGGGTATGTACATAAAAGCAACGATATCCAGTTGTTTTTAGCAGCACTAACGACTCGGGAGAGTCTTAATTTAAGAGCGGAGCACTAACATGATCCAAATGCAAACTAACCTGGACGTTGCAGACAACAGCGGCGCTCGCAGGGTTCAGTGTATTAAGGTTCTTGGTGGCTCGCATCGCCGTTATGCAGGTATCGGTGACATCATCAAAGTTACTGTTAAGGAAGCAATTCCTCGCGGTAAAGTTAAAAAAGGTGACGTACTGAATGCAGTGGTGGTGCGTACTAGAAAAGGCGTTCGTCGTGCAGATGGTTCTACCATTCGTTTTGACGGTAACGCGGCTGTTATGCTTAATGCTAACAAGCAACCAATTGGTACGCGTATCTTTGGCCCGGTTACCCGTGAGTTGAGAAGTGAAAACTTCATGAAAATCATCTCATTGGCCCCAGAGGTACTATAAGGAGTCACGATAATGGCTAATAAAATTCGTCGTGATGATGAAGTAGTCGTATTAGCGGGTAAAGACAAAGGCAAACAAGGCAAAGTCCTTAAAGTGCTTATTGCTGATAACCGTGTAATTGTAGAAGGCGTTAATCTCGTTAAGAAGCATACTAAGCCAAACCCACAATTGGGCGTAGCTGGTGGCATCGTTGAGAAAGAAGCTTCTATTCACGTTTCTAATGTTGCGATTGTTAACCCGGCAACGGGCAAAGCAGATCGCGTTGGTTTCCGTTTCGAAGATGAGAAGAAAGTACGTTTCTTCAAGTCTAACGGCGAACTTGTTTAATTATATTGGAGAGTACGATGGCGAAACTGCATGATTTCTATAAAGAAACAGTAGTAGCTGAACTTGCTAAGCAGTTCGGATACAAAAGCGTCATGCAAGTCCCTCGGATTGAAAAAATCACTCTAAACATGGGTTTAGGTGAAGCAGTTGCTGACAAAAAGGTACTTGAGAATGCTCAAGCTGACATGACGGCTATCGCCGGTCAGAAGCCTGTTGTTACAGTTGCTAGAAAATCAGTAGCGGGTTTTAAAATCCGTGAAGGTTATCCGATTGGCTGTAAAGTAACCCTACGCGGCGAGCGTATGTGGGAATTCCTAGAGCGTTTGATTTCAATCGCTATTCCACGTGTTCGCGATTTCCGTGGTTTGAATCCTAAATCATTCGACGGACGTGGTAACTACAGCATGGGCGTGCGTGAACAAATCATTTTCCCTGAAATCGATTTCGATAAAGTGGATAAAGTTCGCGGTATGGATATTACTATCACTACCAGTGCGAATACTAATGACGAAGCACGTGCTCTGCTGGACGCGTTTAACTTCCCATTCAAAAAGTAGGGGTGTAGGGTTATGGCAAAAGAATCAATGAAGGCACGCGAAGCTAAGCGTACTAAGCTAGTAGCTAAGTATGCTGAGAAGCGCGCCGCACTTAAAGCGATTATCAGCGATGTTAACGTTTCTGAAGAAGAGCGTTGGGACGCTGTTCTGAAGCTACAACAACTGCCACGTGACTCTAGTTCTTCACGTCAACGTAACCGTTGCCGTGTAACTGGTCGTCCACATGGTTACCTACGCAAATTCGGTCTTAGCCGTATTAAGCTTCGCGAAGCAGCGATGCGCGGTGAAGTCCCTGGCCTTAAGAAAGCCAGCTGGTAAGGAGTAGCTGATAATGAGCATGCAAGATCCTATCGCGGATATGTTTACCCGCATCCGTAACGGCCAGATGGCACAGAAAGTTTCTGTGACTATGCCTTCTTCTAAACTTCGCGTTGCAATTTGCGAAGTATTAAAAGCTGAAGGTTATATCACTGACTTCGCTGCTTCTGGTGACGTTAAGCCTGTTTTAGAAGTTACGCTTAAGTACTTCGAAGGCAAGCAAGTAATTGACACTATCGAACGTGTAAGCCGTCCTGGTCTGCGCATCTATAAGAAAAAAGATGAGCTTCCAAAGGTTATGGGTGGTTTAGGCGTAGCTATCGTGTCGACTTCTAAAGGTGTGATGACTGACCGTGCAGCGCGTAACGCTGGCATGGGCGGTGAGATCATCGGTTATGTAGCATAACGGAGGAGTTGAAATGTCACGTATAGCAAAAGCCCCAGTAGACGTTGTATCAGGTGTAGAAGTTTCTATCTCTGGTCAAGAAGTTACTGTTAAAGGTAGTAAAGGCACTTTGACCCGCGTTTTCAATGACGCTGTAGAAGTTGCACAGGAAGAGAACCAACTTAAAGCACTTCCACGTGAAGGTTTCGCTGACAGCTGGGCACAAGCAGGTACTGCTCGCTCTATCCTGAACGCAATGGTTCAAGGTGTTTCACAAGGTTTCGAGAAAAAACTTACTCTGTTAGGTGTTGGTTACCGTGCACAAGCACAAGGTGCCAAGCTAAACCTTACACTAGGTTTCTCTCACCCTGTAGTATACGAAATGCCTGAAGGCATTACGGTTGAAACTCCTAGCCAAACTGAAATCGTCGTTAAAGGCGCCGATAAGCAGGT
This genomic window contains:
- a CDS encoding GAF domain-containing hybrid sensor histidine kinase/response regulator, which translates into the protein MSIIRDLQEISNDKAMSLDKKLENLLRIGTEALRLETGIVSNIQGERYRVLSVVTSGEDIPKGAEFSLCDTYCADTASAGSVVAYHNIDLQPGASHPCFDKYTLKSYFASPIHVFGEFYGTVNFSSLSSRDEPFNELETDYLLLLATWIGNELERQQSMNNLNAQKTMFEERNSLLKQVTNLAGVGTWELDIESGSVIWSGALKRMFHVHSERAMQAEDILKFIPDEVHRKRYAEQFEQMKQTGEDFLYEVEIRTDVGETRWIESRAHPIMDNGKCVKVVGATVDITQMHIDKAVLQHKSDLAQNALKARGEFLANMSQEIRTPIHGVQGMLEALMASPLNSRQMELASLAVQSADSLLNIVNDILDFSKIDAGEMVFENAPTNFEETIEEQIPMFTRLAQEKGLTFNVNTAALKGQTFIADKLRLGQVLINLVNNAFKFTKEGEVTVETRCVRYGKGRYRVRLIVTDTGIGISAQQQKIIFIPFMQADSSTQRMSGGTGLGLAIVKQIVEHYNGKIEVSSELGIGARFTVTLTLDDAKAGAVAEKTVAQNDAYQPSKEELRAFKALIVEDNEINQLVIKEQLKEIGIVSDLAVNGEEALEKVKRSMAEKSPYALIFMDCHMPVMDGLEASEQIRLLNQQCADIPIIALTANVSTKEKEKCLKSGMNDFISKPVGVSRLKECVFRHLSKQFVNAVSALKDPA
- the rplN gene encoding 50S ribosomal protein L14, with the protein product MIQMQTNLDVADNSGARRVQCIKVLGGSHRRYAGIGDIIKVTVKEAIPRGKVKKGDVLNAVVVRTRKGVRRADGSTIRFDGNAAVMLNANKQPIGTRIFGPVTRELRSENFMKIISLAPEVL
- the rplX gene encoding 50S ribosomal protein L24, with product MANKIRRDDEVVVLAGKDKGKQGKVLKVLIADNRVIVEGVNLVKKHTKPNPQLGVAGGIVEKEASIHVSNVAIVNPATGKADRVGFRFEDEKKVRFFKSNGELV
- the rplE gene encoding 50S ribosomal protein L5, translated to MAKLHDFYKETVVAELAKQFGYKSVMQVPRIEKITLNMGLGEAVADKKVLENAQADMTAIAGQKPVVTVARKSVAGFKIREGYPIGCKVTLRGERMWEFLERLISIAIPRVRDFRGLNPKSFDGRGNYSMGVREQIIFPEIDFDKVDKVRGMDITITTSANTNDEARALLDAFNFPFKK
- the rpsN gene encoding 30S ribosomal protein S14, producing MAKESMKAREAKRTKLVAKYAEKRAALKAIISDVNVSEEERWDAVLKLQQLPRDSSSSRQRNRCRVTGRPHGYLRKFGLSRIKLREAAMRGEVPGLKKASW
- the rpsH gene encoding 30S ribosomal protein S8 codes for the protein MSMQDPIADMFTRIRNGQMAQKVSVTMPSSKLRVAICEVLKAEGYITDFAASGDVKPVLEVTLKYFEGKQVIDTIERVSRPGLRIYKKKDELPKVMGGLGVAIVSTSKGVMTDRAARNAGMGGEIIGYVA
- the rplF gene encoding 50S ribosomal protein L6 gives rise to the protein MSRIAKAPVDVVSGVEVSISGQEVTVKGSKGTLTRVFNDAVEVAQEENQLKALPREGFADSWAQAGTARSILNAMVQGVSQGFEKKLTLLGVGYRAQAQGAKLNLTLGFSHPVVYEMPEGITVETPSQTEIVVKGADKQVVGQVAANIRGYRPPEPYKGKGVRYADEHVRRKEAKKK